In the Oscarella lobularis chromosome 9, ooOscLobu1.1, whole genome shotgun sequence genome, CCAGTCCAGATGGTAATTTGAAGGCTTAGCTAAAGTTTGTCACTTATGCCTCACGCATGTCGTGTACTACTATCGCGCCGATAATTCAATTACAAGCAACAAAGTATAGATTATTTTCTAGCCTTTCATATCCCTTAATTAAGTAAACTTTAGATTTTGCCTTTTACGTTTTTAAAAATGACAGAACACTCTTTTATGTTACAGAAAATTCTGGCGTCACAAATGTTGAAGTGCACAAAGACACTACACTGAAGCTGTCTTGTCCGATTACAAGTAATATCGATCCCTCATCTGTTCAGTGGAGGAGATCAACTGGCCCTCTTGATTATCCTTCCCAATGGGAGTGGGTAGAATCCGAAACACATGGAACAATTGTGATAAATCAATTACAGGCACAATTAATTGTTTACCACGTTACTACAGCTTCTGCACAGCGTCAGTATCAGTGCACAATAGGACGTCAATCCCAAATAGATTTGCCAGAAGTTATTTTAGCAAGTTTTAGAGTTAaggttatgacgtcatcactaAAAGCCTCGGCACATCAAATGACTGTCTATGAAGGAGAATCAGTCACACTTGAGTGTATTGCTACAGGATACGTCTTTTGGGTTACTTGGcatcatttttcttcaagcggaacagaaataaaaataaaaacctatCCAAGAAATCGAATCAGAGCTTTTCGTACGAGCAAAAATTACATGCTAACCATTTTTCCAGTTCAAAAGTCTGACGAGGGAAAATACAAATGCCGTGGACTTTCCGATGACGTTGGCGACGACTCCATCTTCCTTATAGTGAAGATCCCACCAACAATTAAGCGTGATTCTCTAGCAAGTATTCAACGGCAAGTGATTGGACGAAGACTAGAAGTGACTTGTGAAGTGAAGGCAACAGACTCTGTCGCTTTGTTCTGGATGCACAATAATGCCACATTCAACAGTACTCGTCGCTCCAAGTACGGTCACGCTTTGACCCTTGTTTTTGAAGTGCTGAAGAAGGGCAATGAAGGTCTTTATACGTGTGTTGCCAAAAGTGAGAAGCACGTAGACAATTACGATGTGATTCTTAGAGTCCTAGGTAAAACactattaatttttagaattttctGCTTAACTAACGGTTAGATCCTCCCACGGCTCCTCAGAACGTGACTATTCAGTTCAATTGCGCCAGGGGATTTACTGTTAGGTGGCTTCCTGGATACAGCTCTGAATCTTTGCCTGCTGAAGAGTACAGCGTTGAATACGTAACCGATAATTTCAAAACCATAGTTCGTCCCGAATTTGACAAAAAACGCATCAAAGCTACATTTACTGAAATACCTATAAGTAATCTCTGCAATTTATCTGTTGCATATTTTGTACAAGTGCAAGCTATAAATTTGGAattcaacagcagcagcgctCCTTCTAAAGCCTCATCTGTTGAAGGATATGGTGAACATAGAGCGCGTTAATTAAGTTAAAGTAAAATAATTCTATTTAGGCAGTATTAAATATGCCGCTCTCTTTCCCGTCCAACTTCCAAGCATTCAGATAAGACTAGTGAGAAAATGCTGCAGCTGCATCGATGAGGTCTGCTGTACCTCAAACTTACACGCAAATTTTTCTaactttcttcttccaagGAGGAAATAACATCACAGCACGTTGACGCTGCTTTGCGACAATTGTTCAAAAAGCGTGTTGAAATAGTTCATAATTTGCTGGCTCCGCAAAATAATCTGAGCTTGACTGTTAAATTCTCAAGACAAAGAGCGTACTTGATAGAATACCGAGGGTACTTAAACGAAACGATAAGCGTTGCTCAGCTTGAGGTCATCTTGTCTCACCTCAAACTAAAATTAGATACGCGAGTAGTGCAAGTAGCTCGCAATTTGTATTTTGTTGATAGCAATTGTATGCTGACCTACTGGGAGGGAGCCTCTTGTCCATGTCAGCTAGAACAAC is a window encoding:
- the LOC136191111 gene encoding limbic system-associated membrane protein-like is translated as MDPFPFQVAWILLFSILCITASSSPDENSGVTNVEVHKDTTLKLSCPITSNIDPSSVQWRRSTGPLDYPSQWEWVESETHGTIVINQLQAQLIVYHVTTASAQRQYQCTIGRQSQIDLPEVILASFRVKVMTSSLKASAHQMTVYEGESVTLECIATGYVFWVTWHHFSSSGTEIKIKTYPRNRIRAFRTSKNYMLTIFPVQKSDEGKYKCRGLSDDVGDDSIFLIVKIPPTIKRDSLASIQRQVIGRRLEVTCEVKATDSVALFWMHNNATFNSTRRSKYGHALTLVFEVLKKGNEGLYTCVAKSEKHVDNYDVILRVLGKTLLIFRIFCLTNG